In Chitinophaga nivalis, a single genomic region encodes these proteins:
- a CDS encoding serine hydrolase, with protein sequence MKKLVCLFLFASQLAFAQDAVPSFVKDSLDNYVTRGLADWQIPGVAVAIVKNGKVVWMKGYGEKATGSAQPVGVHTAFMIGSNTKAFTATALALLQAEKKISLNDKVQRWLPDFTLYDSYIAREANIRDLLSHRLGFDTFQGDFTFFDSDLTSQQIRTTLAKIKPALGFRQWGYCNAGYLTAGEIIPKVTGQSWAAYLKEKIFIPLQMTHTVTTVQELQGLSDKALAHTVTAGKLHTIPYCKIDNLAPAGAISSSVYDMSRWVLLQLNNGKTADRQLIPESVIQALRQPQAVLGNGGPRYNTGHFVLYGLGWIIEEYDGRKIVSHTGGVNGFVSSVTLLPEENLGIVILTNTDNNAFYVALRDEIRDAFLGLPYRNYSRVLKEAVSAGEARQAQLLQERRQEKPTQSAANLPLQAYTGAYQHPVYGGMHITLEKTGLVMHFQHHKTLQGQLEPVGNHEFICTYNASLYGVKLLPAQVKDGKVVSVTVRVADDVETTPYVFVKQ encoded by the coding sequence ATGAAAAAACTGGTATGCTTATTCCTGTTTGCCTCACAGCTGGCCTTTGCCCAGGATGCTGTTCCCTCCTTTGTGAAAGATAGTCTGGATAATTATGTGACGCGTGGGCTGGCCGACTGGCAGATTCCCGGTGTTGCCGTTGCTATTGTCAAAAATGGGAAAGTGGTATGGATGAAAGGCTATGGCGAGAAGGCCACCGGTTCCGCACAACCCGTAGGTGTACATACCGCCTTCATGATCGGCTCCAATACCAAAGCTTTTACCGCTACTGCCCTCGCCCTGTTGCAGGCAGAAAAGAAAATATCGCTCAACGATAAGGTACAACGCTGGCTGCCGGACTTCACCTTATACGATTCTTACATTGCCAGAGAAGCCAATATCCGCGACCTCCTCAGCCATCGCCTGGGATTCGACACCTTTCAGGGCGATTTCACTTTCTTCGATTCAGACCTGACCAGTCAGCAGATACGAACAACCCTCGCTAAAATAAAACCGGCACTGGGTTTCCGGCAGTGGGGCTATTGTAATGCCGGCTATCTTACCGCGGGAGAAATTATTCCGAAAGTAACCGGTCAGTCGTGGGCCGCTTATCTGAAAGAAAAAATTTTCATTCCCCTGCAAATGACGCATACCGTTACTACCGTACAGGAACTGCAAGGGCTATCCGACAAAGCATTGGCGCATACTGTCACCGCCGGAAAACTACATACCATCCCTTATTGTAAAATCGACAACCTCGCGCCGGCAGGAGCGATCAGCTCCTCCGTGTATGATATGAGCCGCTGGGTACTGTTACAACTGAATAATGGCAAAACAGCCGACCGGCAACTCATACCGGAATCCGTTATCCAGGCACTGCGACAGCCACAGGCCGTATTGGGCAATGGCGGCCCGCGGTACAACACCGGGCATTTTGTACTATACGGACTGGGATGGATCATAGAAGAATATGATGGCCGTAAAATCGTGTCCCATACCGGTGGCGTGAATGGTTTTGTTTCCAGCGTTACCTTGCTGCCGGAAGAAAATCTGGGCATCGTCATACTCACCAACACCGACAACAATGCCTTTTATGTGGCGCTGCGCGATGAAATCCGCGATGCCTTCCTGGGGTTACCCTACCGTAATTACAGCCGGGTACTCAAAGAGGCGGTGAGTGCCGGAGAAGCCCGGCAGGCGCAGCTGCTGCAGGAACGCCGGCAGGAAAAACCTACGCAATCTGCCGCCAACTTACCATTGCAGGCCTATACCGGCGCATACCAACATCCAGTTTATGGCGGCATGCACATCACCCTGGAAAAAACAGGACTGGTCATGCATTTTCAGCATCATAAAACTTTACAGGGCCAGCTGGAGCCGGTAGGCAACCACGAATTCATCTGCACTTACAATGCATCCCTGTATGGCGTGAAGCTGTTACCTGCTCAGGTAAAAGACGGAAAAGTAGTGTCTGTCACTGTGCGGGTAGCCGACGACGTGGAAACAACCCCGTATGTATTCGTAAAACAATGA
- a CDS encoding MFS transporter, whose translation MYRKKIILFILLIAAVLSPLDFYIVNLALTAIQQDLHAEPASLQMIVSFYTAAYAVFQITGGRLGDLMGRKRMFLCGLFGFITASLICGCAPDTTVLIAGRVLQGIAGAIMAPQVLAIIQVVYTPEEKIRVMGYYSFTFGLAAVLGQLLGGLLIAMNIAGLGWKVIFLINVPIGIVALIAGLKYLPEHKSEQQGPIDWLGICLLSACLLLVIYPLTCGFDLYWPLRIKVMLGMSIPVLLLFFWYENRLMQRGRTPLIDMRILRYPQLAGGIGTAFLFYTSGIFYLALGLFLQNGLHWQAMQAGLAIIPFGLGFLICSLAAASITRYIGDRILLLGISLYAAGFTLMIAALWQPAGQSGILFYVGLWVAGMGMGFTLSSIVRISLNGIPQAFIGLGSGLINFALQIGSALGVALIGQVFFDVAAGNNYAIAFRETLMVVVVLLLLALVPGYRLVRKQAAVKKGQA comes from the coding sequence ATGTACAGGAAAAAAATTATTCTCTTTATTTTATTGATCGCCGCCGTCTTATCGCCACTGGATTTTTACATTGTTAACCTGGCGTTGACGGCCATCCAGCAAGACCTGCACGCCGAACCGGCGTCGCTGCAAATGATCGTTTCATTCTACACGGCTGCCTATGCCGTATTTCAGATTACCGGCGGCCGGCTGGGAGATCTGATGGGGCGCAAGCGGATGTTTCTTTGCGGGCTGTTTGGTTTTATTACTGCTTCTTTGATCTGTGGTTGCGCGCCAGATACCACCGTACTGATTGCCGGCCGGGTGTTGCAGGGCATTGCCGGTGCTATTATGGCGCCACAGGTATTGGCCATCATTCAGGTAGTGTATACCCCGGAGGAAAAGATCCGGGTGATGGGATATTACAGTTTCACTTTCGGCCTGGCTGCCGTATTAGGACAGCTGCTGGGCGGTTTACTGATTGCCATGAATATAGCGGGGCTAGGCTGGAAGGTTATTTTTCTCATTAATGTCCCTATTGGTATCGTGGCGTTGATCGCCGGTCTGAAATACCTGCCGGAACATAAAAGTGAACAGCAGGGACCTATAGATTGGTTGGGTATCTGCCTGTTGTCGGCCTGCCTGTTACTGGTGATATACCCGCTGACCTGTGGATTTGACCTGTACTGGCCTTTGCGTATAAAAGTGATGTTGGGGATGAGTATACCGGTATTGTTGTTGTTTTTCTGGTATGAAAACAGGCTGATGCAGCGTGGCCGCACGCCGCTGATCGATATGCGGATACTCCGCTACCCGCAGCTGGCGGGTGGTATCGGTACGGCTTTTTTATTTTATACCAGCGGTATCTTCTACCTGGCACTGGGGCTTTTCCTGCAAAATGGTTTGCATTGGCAGGCTATGCAGGCCGGCCTGGCGATTATCCCTTTCGGGCTGGGATTCCTGATTTGTTCGCTCGCTGCTGCCAGCATAACCCGTTATATCGGTGACCGCATATTATTGCTGGGTATCAGTTTGTATGCTGCGGGATTTACGTTGATGATCGCTGCATTATGGCAGCCGGCCGGGCAGTCGGGTATCCTGTTTTACGTAGGACTATGGGTGGCTGGTATGGGCATGGGATTTACCCTGTCGTCGATTGTACGTATCAGTTTAAACGGTATTCCGCAGGCATTTATAGGATTGGGTTCCGGGTTGATCAATTTTGCGCTGCAGATAGGATCTGCCCTGGGTGTGGCTTTGATCGGCCAGGTGTTCTTTGATGTGGCAGCCGGAAATAATTATGCCATCGCCTTTCGGGAGACGCTGATGGTAGTGGTGGTGTTGTTATTGCTGGCACTGGTACCGGGGTATCGCCTGGTACGCAAACAGGCGGCTGTCAAAAAGGGACAGGCATAA
- a CDS encoding DoxX family protein: protein MYKEVMRELLSTGNSWVPLILRVTIGGVLFPHVVQKMFGWLNGPGLSGEMKFMTEVAGLPAYVAALAILVECGGTVLLLTGMGTRIAAIGIGGLFIGMIICIHGKNGFFMNWFGKLPAGQEGFEFHLLVLGMCLALLITGGGRYSLDRWLAS, encoded by the coding sequence ATGTACAAAGAAGTAATGAGAGAGCTATTGAGTACCGGCAACAGCTGGGTGCCGCTGATATTAAGAGTGACCATTGGCGGCGTATTATTCCCACATGTGGTGCAGAAAATGTTTGGCTGGCTGAACGGGCCGGGGTTGTCCGGCGAAATGAAATTCATGACGGAAGTGGCCGGACTACCGGCATACGTGGCAGCCTTGGCCATCCTGGTAGAATGTGGTGGTACAGTCCTGCTACTAACGGGGATGGGTACACGTATAGCTGCCATCGGTATTGGCGGACTTTTCATCGGGATGATTATTTGCATCCATGGCAAAAATGGCTTTTTCATGAACTGGTTCGGGAAGCTGCCAGCCGGACAGGAAGGCTTTGAGTTTCACCTGCTGGTACTAGGTATGTGTCTGGCGCTATTGATCACCGGTGGCGGGCGCTATTCGCTGGACCGCTGGCTCGCATCGTAG
- a CDS encoding Crp/Fnr family transcriptional regulator — protein MYTLLLHHVARYITLEEPAQQLFCDALEVKKLRKHQYLLQEGDICRRDYFIVAGGVRQYETTTDGREHTVHFGFEDWWMTDRHSLLTHTPSVYNIQALEATTVLQLHQETLETLYHTVPQLERYFHRVLQQTCAMWQQRILLLQKSAAERYEAFLKDYGPIEQRLSQQHIASYLGVTRETLSRLRSQPGRLSQ, from the coding sequence ATGTATACTTTGTTATTGCATCACGTAGCCCGTTACATTACACTGGAAGAACCCGCACAGCAACTTTTCTGTGACGCGCTGGAAGTAAAGAAACTGCGCAAACATCAATACCTGCTGCAGGAAGGAGACATCTGCCGCCGGGATTATTTTATTGTCGCCGGCGGGGTACGGCAATATGAAACGACTACCGATGGCCGCGAACATACCGTACATTTCGGCTTTGAAGATTGGTGGATGACAGACCGGCATAGCCTCCTGACCCATACGCCTTCTGTGTATAATATCCAGGCACTCGAAGCCACTACGGTGTTACAGCTTCATCAGGAGACACTGGAAACCCTCTATCATACCGTGCCACAGCTGGAACGGTATTTTCACAGGGTATTACAGCAAACCTGCGCGATGTGGCAGCAAAGAATATTGTTGCTGCAGAAAAGCGCTGCAGAACGGTACGAGGCTTTCCTGAAAGATTATGGTCCCATCGAACAACGCCTCTCGCAACAGCACATAGCTTCCTACCTCGGCGTTACCCGCGAAACCCTTAGCCGGCTGCGTAGTCAGCCTGGCCGCCTTTCACAATAA
- a CDS encoding low affinity iron permease family protein: MKPTTGKNNNRFFEKMASAVIAATGSQWAFFVALAVIVIWAVSGPLFHYSDTWQLVINTGTTIVTFLMVFIIQKSQNKDAKSVQLKLNELLAANKAASNRLIDVENLSEEELDILHKYYCIIVEETKKRSSMTGSHSVEEAINNAESKHASQQAAGEAQKTDTE, from the coding sequence ATGAAACCAACTACGGGTAAAAACAACAACCGTTTTTTTGAGAAAATGGCTTCTGCAGTCATTGCGGCAACCGGCAGTCAGTGGGCCTTTTTTGTGGCGTTGGCCGTTATTGTGATATGGGCGGTCAGCGGTCCGTTATTTCATTATTCTGATACCTGGCAACTGGTGATTAATACCGGCACCACCATCGTGACATTCCTGATGGTATTTATCATACAGAAGTCGCAGAACAAAGATGCGAAATCGGTGCAGCTGAAACTGAATGAGCTGCTGGCTGCCAATAAAGCTGCCAGCAACCGCCTGATTGATGTAGAAAATCTGTCGGAAGAAGAACTGGATATCCTGCATAAATACTATTGTATCATCGTAGAGGAAACAAAAAAAAGATCCAGTATGACGGGATCTCATTCCGTAGAAGAAGCGATTAATAATGCGGAAAGTAAACATGCCAGCCAGCAGGCGGCCGGAGAGGCCCAAAAAACAGACACGGAATAA
- a CDS encoding PH domain-containing protein, with protein sequence MGLFSGLMGNAGAVSQEQLNKDYGKLLIDKETIEMGFKLIRDTFIFTNKRLILIDKQGLTGSKTEYRSIVYKSISRFSVETAGTFDLDAELKIWISGEINPSIKKQFNRSVDVYEVQKVLAHHVLG encoded by the coding sequence ATGGGATTATTTTCCGGACTAATGGGCAATGCCGGCGCCGTAAGCCAGGAGCAACTAAACAAAGATTACGGTAAACTACTGATTGATAAAGAAACCATCGAGATGGGATTTAAGCTGATCAGAGACACGTTTATCTTCACCAACAAAAGATTAATTCTCATCGATAAGCAGGGGCTGACCGGTAGTAAAACAGAATACCGCAGCATCGTCTATAAAAGTATTTCCCGTTTCAGCGTAGAAACTGCCGGTACTTTCGACCTGGATGCAGAGCTGAAAATATGGATATCCGGCGAAATAAACCCCAGCATCAAAAAGCAGTTCAACAGATCTGTGGATGTATATGAAGTACAGAAAGTACTGGCGCACCATGTGCTGGGATAA
- a CDS encoding TetR/AcrR family transcriptional regulator — MQEKVKVRDRILHVATDLFYHQGFNQTGINQIIAEADIAIGSLYNHFPSKNDLLLAYLQRQEDELFEGFEQAIKGVTHPRDKVLKFIDYRIAQQQSSGFCGCPFTKIISEIGDRDPKVQQLVQSHKEKQRTMLYGFIKQMEYTGSLDRKLLADTLFLMLEGATISTTIHQNIQALESVKKYLKKISD; from the coding sequence ATGCAAGAGAAAGTTAAAGTACGGGACAGGATCCTCCATGTCGCCACTGATTTGTTTTACCACCAGGGTTTTAATCAAACCGGTATTAATCAGATTATTGCGGAAGCAGATATTGCCATTGGTTCTTTGTATAATCATTTTCCGTCTAAAAATGATTTACTGCTGGCCTATTTACAACGGCAGGAAGATGAGTTGTTTGAAGGGTTTGAACAGGCTATTAAGGGGGTTACCCATCCGCGGGATAAAGTCCTGAAATTTATAGATTACCGCATTGCGCAACAGCAAAGCTCCGGGTTCTGTGGCTGCCCTTTCACGAAAATCATTTCGGAAATCGGCGACCGGGATCCGAAAGTACAGCAGCTGGTACAGTCGCACAAAGAAAAACAGCGTACCATGCTGTATGGCTTTATCAAACAGATGGAGTATACCGGATCGCTGGACAGGAAGCTGCTGGCTGATACCCTGTTCCTGATGCTGGAAGGCGCTACCATCAGCACCACTATTCACCAGAATATACAGGCGTTGGAGAGTGTGAAAAAATACCTGAAAAAGATCAGCGATTAA
- a CDS encoding alpha/beta fold hydrolase, with amino-acid sequence MIPINETFNGTFPFAPHVSTVAGYRMHYVDEGEGPVVLCLHGEPTWGYLFRELISRLAADHRVIVPDHMGFGKSETPADRTYWLQDHIQNLEQLVLALDLRAITLVMHDFGGPVGMGLAARHPERIARIISLNAPVPFGQPELAAALQANAATAPWFQWILQAEAAGTLEQVLTQLHYHILSTLHLNGFERKDLITDTWLAAWRTPFTTPADTLGALGWAKGFATGAHVFETPSAAVQEQISRLPAMAVWGMADQTLQATHFLPLFRTLFPAGQLHELPGVGHYSPEDAPENIGLLVRRFLDATPLLL; translated from the coding sequence ATGATACCTATCAATGAAACATTCAACGGCACGTTTCCTTTCGCGCCGCATGTCAGTACCGTGGCGGGATACCGGATGCATTACGTGGACGAAGGCGAAGGACCCGTAGTACTCTGTCTGCATGGCGAACCTACCTGGGGCTACCTGTTTCGCGAACTCATCTCCCGGCTGGCAGCCGATCACCGGGTGATTGTACCGGACCACATGGGATTCGGGAAAAGCGAAACTCCGGCCGACCGCACCTACTGGCTGCAGGACCACATTCAAAATCTGGAACAACTGGTACTCGCGCTCGACCTCCGCGCCATCACGCTCGTCATGCATGATTTTGGTGGTCCCGTTGGTATGGGATTGGCGGCCCGGCATCCGGAACGGATCGCCCGCATCATCAGCCTGAATGCGCCGGTGCCTTTCGGGCAGCCGGAGCTGGCTGCAGCGCTGCAGGCCAATGCTGCCACCGCTCCCTGGTTTCAATGGATCTTACAAGCCGAAGCCGCGGGTACGCTGGAACAGGTACTGACGCAACTGCACTATCATATCCTTAGTACCCTGCACCTGAACGGATTTGAGCGGAAAGACCTGATCACCGACACGTGGCTGGCAGCGTGGCGCACACCTTTTACTACGCCTGCAGACACCCTGGGCGCGCTGGGATGGGCCAAAGGATTTGCCACAGGTGCACATGTTTTTGAAACGCCTTCCGCCGCCGTGCAAGAGCAAATCAGTCGCTTACCGGCGATGGCCGTCTGGGGTATGGCAGATCAAACCTTACAGGCCACTCATTTCCTGCCATTGTTCCGGACCCTTTTTCCGGCTGGTCAGCTACATGAATTGCCCGGTGTAGGCCATTACAGTCCGGAAGATGCACCGGAAAATATTGGTCTGCTGGTACGTCGGTTTCTCGATGCTACTCCTCTGCTTCTCTAA
- a CDS encoding MFS transporter, which yields MKPPTSRWLSMLIVSTSIFLAVIDIFIVNVALPAIKKGINGTNGELQLVIATYLMGYSCLLITGGRLGDYYGRKKIFLAGMLIFTISSCFCGLAQSGLQLNTARFFQGISAALMTPQGVSYIQVLFPEPRERMKAIGIYGIIAGSASVIGQFLGGFLPDTHLIAEGWRLIFFINLPLGILALIAAFLLLKETPRDRSQQFDYGGVALLTPALFCLIYPVIQGRELGWPAWSIGLLAVSVVLFMLFVRDQRRKSARQQAPLINIALFHYRDFKIGLYATIFYFLVQEPYFLITGVFFQDGLHISSHTTGYYFVFQGIGYVLASILSVKLMHQFGKKVLQGGIYTMIAALLLHVFFLNTAATHPLTFPAILFLYGLGCGSVLPSLLAWSLKGIPQQFAGAASGTYYTAQQSAIALGAGVTGGVFFYFTGSNPGLSDYTNAYHITLYVSIFLLMMVSICLFIMPDRPADVPVRTRELHA from the coding sequence ATGAAACCTCCAACTTCCCGCTGGTTATCCATGCTGATTGTATCCACTTCCATCTTCCTGGCAGTGATTGATATCTTTATTGTAAACGTGGCTTTACCTGCCATTAAAAAAGGCATCAACGGCACCAACGGAGAGCTGCAGCTGGTCATAGCCACTTACCTGATGGGCTATTCCTGCCTGCTGATTACCGGTGGCCGGCTGGGTGATTACTATGGCCGGAAAAAAATCTTTCTGGCCGGCATGCTGATTTTCACCATCAGTTCCTGCTTTTGCGGGCTGGCACAGTCGGGCCTGCAACTGAATACGGCCCGTTTCTTTCAAGGCATCAGTGCGGCCCTGATGACGCCGCAGGGCGTTTCGTACATACAGGTATTGTTTCCGGAACCCAGGGAACGGATGAAAGCCATCGGTATTTATGGCATCATTGCCGGGTCGGCCTCTGTCATCGGACAATTCCTCGGTGGCTTCCTACCCGATACCCACCTCATTGCGGAAGGCTGGCGGCTGATCTTTTTCATCAACCTGCCACTGGGTATACTCGCCCTGATAGCAGCGTTTCTCTTACTAAAAGAAACGCCCCGCGATCGTTCCCAACAATTTGACTATGGTGGCGTTGCCCTGCTCACCCCAGCCCTTTTTTGCCTGATATATCCGGTCATCCAGGGCCGGGAGCTGGGCTGGCCGGCCTGGAGTATTGGCCTGCTGGCAGTATCCGTGGTACTGTTTATGCTTTTTGTACGGGACCAACGGCGGAAATCTGCCCGGCAACAGGCGCCACTGATCAACATCGCGTTATTCCATTACCGGGATTTTAAAATAGGGTTGTATGCGACTATTTTTTATTTCCTGGTACAGGAACCCTACTTCCTCATCACAGGCGTATTTTTCCAGGATGGCTTGCATATCAGTTCTCACACTACCGGCTACTACTTTGTATTCCAGGGTATCGGTTATGTGCTTGCCTCTATCCTGTCGGTAAAACTGATGCACCAGTTCGGGAAGAAAGTGTTGCAGGGGGGCATTTACACGATGATAGCCGCGCTTTTGCTGCATGTGTTTTTCCTGAACACTGCCGCTACGCATCCCCTCACCTTTCCGGCCATTCTTTTTTTATACGGACTGGGCTGCGGATCTGTGTTGCCGTCCTTGCTGGCCTGGTCGCTGAAAGGCATACCCCAACAGTTTGCCGGTGCAGCCTCTGGTACCTACTATACGGCGCAACAATCGGCCATTGCCCTGGGAGCCGGTGTTACAGGCGGTGTATTCTTTTACTTCACAGGTAGTAATCCCGGGTTATCCGATTATACCAACGCGTATCACATCACCTTATATGTCAGTATTTTTCTGTTGATGATGGTCAGTATTTGTTTGTTTATTATGCCAGACCGCCCGGCAGATGTACCGGTACGGACCAGAGAACTGCATGCCTGA
- a CDS encoding GlxA family transcriptional regulator — protein sequence MQVVFMLPPQVHLLDLAGPAHIFYEAACYGAPIQLVYSSIYTGESAAVSSAALSFRELVPFDQLTLRAGDLVFVPGLDSALLFDPHFNSLSAPFQQWLYHQHQQGITVCAVCTGAFLLAAAGLLDHKNCTTHWKYTSAFSQRYPAARLLTNRLFVEEAGIYTSAGVASGIDLALYLTEQLWGPQFAAKIAKEVVIYFRRTSEDEQLNIFTQYRNHLDQRIHEVQDILSRTPSQRHTLAALAQKVHVSPRNLTRLFRKTTGITIGAYQDQLRTTHARQLLGEGHTLQAAAQQCGFKSINSLRRLLQP from the coding sequence ATGCAGGTTGTATTTATGTTGCCACCGCAGGTACATTTGCTGGACTTAGCCGGTCCGGCGCACATCTTTTATGAAGCTGCCTGTTATGGGGCGCCCATCCAACTGGTATACAGCAGTATTTATACCGGCGAATCCGCTGCTGTCAGCAGCGCTGCCCTCTCTTTCCGGGAGCTGGTACCATTTGATCAGCTGACGTTGCGGGCCGGGGATCTGGTGTTTGTGCCGGGGCTGGATTCCGCCTTGTTGTTTGATCCGCACTTCAACAGCTTGTCCGCCCCCTTTCAGCAATGGCTGTATCACCAACATCAGCAAGGTATTACGGTATGCGCCGTTTGCACCGGCGCCTTCCTGCTGGCAGCTGCCGGCCTGCTGGATCATAAAAACTGTACCACGCACTGGAAATACACCTCGGCTTTCAGTCAGCGATATCCGGCAGCTCGTTTACTGACCAACCGACTCTTTGTGGAGGAAGCCGGTATCTATACCAGCGCCGGCGTCGCTTCCGGCATTGATCTGGCCCTATACCTCACGGAGCAGTTGTGGGGGCCCCAGTTTGCAGCTAAAATCGCCAAAGAAGTGGTGATCTATTTCCGTAGAACATCGGAAGATGAACAACTCAACATCTTTACGCAATACCGCAACCACCTGGATCAACGCATACACGAAGTACAGGATATTTTAAGCCGCACGCCTTCCCAGCGGCATACGCTGGCAGCACTGGCGCAAAAGGTGCATGTGAGTCCGCGTAACCTTACCCGGCTATTCCGGAAAACTACCGGCATCACCATTGGCGCCTACCAGGATCAGTTGCGCACCACACACGCCCGGCAATTACTCGGTGAAGGACATACCTTACAGGCTGCTGCGCAGCAATGTGGATTTAAAAGTATCAACAGCCTGCGCAGACTATTGCAGCCATAA
- a CDS encoding DJ-1/PfpI family protein: MPKVFHLLCLLLCAFVFPVTAQTLTAAYYCPPCNQRCDDNSFTAAGTCPHCGMTLITQAEAAQAKAKAVKPLTILFYLQDGVEVLDFAGPMEVFAYAGFKIATVSKTTDPILSQGILKIIPDYSIANAPQADIVAFFGGSSSAPADDTAVLHWLQKKQAPTYYFSVCTGAFVLGKAGFLDHQTATTFHARIDNLRKALPKTKVLSGVRYVDNGRVITTAGISAGIDGALHLVAKIYNKAVATQVAQYMEYDKWVPDQGLVVQPGH; the protein is encoded by the coding sequence ATGCCCAAAGTGTTCCACTTATTATGCCTGTTATTATGCGCATTTGTTTTTCCCGTTACCGCACAAACCCTTACTGCTGCTTATTATTGTCCACCTTGCAACCAACGCTGCGATGACAACAGTTTTACGGCTGCCGGTACTTGTCCGCATTGCGGCATGACACTTATTACCCAAGCGGAAGCCGCGCAGGCGAAAGCTAAAGCGGTAAAGCCGCTGACCATCTTATTTTACCTGCAGGATGGTGTAGAGGTACTGGATTTTGCCGGACCAATGGAAGTATTTGCCTATGCAGGTTTCAAAATCGCCACGGTTTCCAAAACCACGGACCCCATTCTTTCACAGGGTATCTTAAAGATCATTCCCGATTACAGTATTGCCAACGCCCCACAAGCGGATATTGTCGCGTTTTTTGGGGGAAGTTCTTCTGCGCCCGCCGATGATACCGCTGTGCTACATTGGCTGCAAAAGAAACAGGCACCCACTTATTACTTTTCTGTTTGCACCGGTGCTTTTGTGCTGGGGAAGGCAGGGTTCCTCGATCATCAGACGGCCACTACTTTTCACGCCAGGATTGACAACCTGCGGAAAGCGCTGCCCAAGACCAAAGTATTATCAGGGGTACGTTATGTCGACAATGGCCGGGTGATTACCACTGCGGGCATCTCTGCCGGTATAGACGGGGCACTGCACCTGGTAGCCAAAATTTACAATAAAGCCGTAGCCACGCAGGTAGCGCAATATATGGAGTATGATAAATGGGTGCCCGATCAGGGACTGGTAGTACAGCCAGGGCACTAA
- a CDS encoding TetR/AcrR family transcriptional regulator: protein MARLKEFNPEERLEKAKQLFWAKGYNATSMKDIVTATKLNPGSIYGTFGGKQALFLECLKSYATEKLAAFQQGAHMPGSPLAILENMLRKGADELLKEGKGCMVLKTTLELGRKNKKAYAIASGQARDIVGIFESLLQRAQEAGEIAPEKDTRQLALHVYAGYNGLWQMDLLLNERLLIHTLLDQLIGSLKN, encoded by the coding sequence ATGGCCAGACTGAAAGAATTTAACCCGGAAGAGCGCCTGGAAAAAGCCAAACAGCTTTTCTGGGCCAAAGGATATAATGCCACTTCCATGAAGGATATTGTAACTGCCACGAAGCTCAATCCCGGTAGTATATACGGCACCTTCGGCGGCAAACAGGCACTTTTTCTGGAGTGTCTGAAAAGCTATGCGACAGAGAAGCTGGCCGCCTTTCAGCAAGGGGCACATATGCCTGGTTCTCCGCTGGCGATACTGGAAAATATGCTCCGGAAAGGAGCAGATGAGTTGCTGAAAGAAGGTAAAGGATGTATGGTTTTAAAAACCACCCTGGAACTGGGGCGTAAAAACAAGAAGGCGTACGCCATTGCCTCGGGACAGGCACGGGATATTGTTGGTATCTTTGAAAGCCTGCTGCAGCGCGCGCAGGAAGCTGGTGAAATCGCACCGGAAAAAGATACCCGGCAACTCGCCCTGCATGTATACGCCGGTTACAACGGCCTTTGGCAGATGGACCTGCTGTTAAATGAACGGCTGCTCATACATACCTTGTTGGATCAACTGATAGGCAGCCTGAAAAACTGA